TGTTGGTTGTACGCGGAGTAGAGTCCTCCACTCGCACCACTATCTCCTCCTTGATGGTGTTGATCACGAAGAGCAGCCGATCTGCAGGAAGATAAACATCAGAGCAAAGATAACACAAATCCAGAAACATGAACGGAAACGACTGATTCAAAACAAAGCAGATCTGATATTTTGACAAATCACAATATAGTTATTAATGATTACGTTTGTAATGTAACCAAGCTTTAACAGATACTatgcaaaacaacagaaatataatgaaagggaaacaaaatacatttagtaAGAAATGTACAAACAATCTATGAAAATTGGATGTAGAGGTTGATGTACTTGctataaaaagtaaaacattCAGTAACATACCATATTCTGTGCTGAGTCCCCAGAGCTTCACCTTGTTTGCTTCATACTGGGCTTTCTTTTTAAGACGACAAGCTctacaaaacacaacagatgaTTGGCACAGAGAAATAAGACACACTGCTCTCCAACCAGCATCCCGGCTTCAGCTAGCCTTAACTAAAGTGATCGAAATGACATATAACATGCGTGCATGTTTTACCTGGATGCCAGCTTGTTCTTCTCCTTGCGGGACCGGGGTCGTGCAGTCAGCGGCAGCTCGCTCACCGGTGTCAGGTCGCTGATCACCTTGTTCAGTTTGCGGAGCTCGGTGCCGATCTGCAGCAACTTACGTGGATTGGGAGTCAGGTCTTCCACATCCGTACGACGGGACTTCTTCAGCATGTATTTTCCTGCATGACGAGTGATAAGagattgttttcacatttaaatggtTTCAACAATGACTCAACAGATAAATGCAGAGCAATGACATGGCAAAAAGGTGGGGATTTGATTCTCATCTGGGTATATGCAAATATGATTTCTATTCTAAGTGAATCTAAGTAACTTCATTATTCTGATTTCCAATTCtgcattaatttaatgttaGTTGATGTATATAGGATTTCCATTGGAAACACGGCGAGTTGTGGCTACTGTTGTAAAAAATCCAAACAACGACCTTCCTACTGAAAGACTGTGCAAAGATATACAggatgtgagcatgtgtgtgtgcaagtgtttgtgtgtgtgtgtgagaatgtgtacCATGGAGAGGCCCGTTCTTCTGGTACAGGTTGCTAGGCAGCGTGTGTCTGTCCCACTCAGACGGCTTCAGCATGCGTTCCTGTTTCGAGGGGGTGAGCTGTTCGCTGTACTCCCAGAAGTAGCGGCGCCTGCTTCTCTTCCGGCTGGAGACTCCTGCTGTCAGGCTCTTAATGTCATCCGACAGCTCCATGTCACAGCCTGGAAGAAGATGCGGGACGGATTTAATTTGAGAAAAGGAAAGATAAATAGGGAAAGTTATAGTAAAACGGACACAGAACAAGAAAGTATTTGTTAACTAACAACATCCCAGCATTTGTTTACCAGATGTACTTTGATGAGGGCTACCTGGCTCAGAGAAGGTGTCACTCATATCATCATCCTTGTCTGCTTCataatcttcatcctcctcctcctcctcctcttcttcctcttcttcctcctcctcgtcattcTCAGAAAGCTCATGCTCGCTGCCAAAACCCTCATCATGGTCTTCGTCATCTAGCTCTAGGCCGtcgccttcctcctcctcatctgcttcttcctcatcctcgtcttcctcgtcctcctccagctgggagGGGGCTCTGCCGGCCAGCCTGCTGCGGGTCAGGAACAGGGAGTAGTtgtgctcctcctccttgcTCTTCTCCGTCTTCTCGGCAACCAGAACGCCACCGCTAGCACCTTCCACACTGTCGGCGATACTCTCCAGCCCAGAGGCGGTGCCCTCCATGGCCTGACTCATCTCCACGAGTTGAGGCACAGTGGCAGACCAACCTACAGGCATCTCTCTTCTCCCGGTACCCTCTGCAACCTTCTCAAAGCTTGTCAGGCTGCTGGAGCTGCCGGCTGCTGCATCAGGACATCCCACTGAGGCAGCACTAGCTGAAGTGGAAGCTTTTTCTTCTTTAGGgtgggagagaggtggaggcaCATCTGACATCTCAATATCAGTCTTGGAGGGCAGGTTGGGCTGAGCTTTATCCACTGCGCTAACACGGACTTTAGCCTTCCGCACAAAGACAGAGCCATGGGAAGTGTGGGCTGCCATCTTGGCTCCTCTGCCCTGGATCTCTCTTTCAGCTGGGCCGTGGTTCTGGGTGAGACTGAGCTGGCTCTGGGCCTTAGCCATAGTCTCAGTGCTGGAGGGGACAGGTCGGGTGGCTTTTTTGGAACTTTCAGGGAAGTCTGGCAGAAGACTGTGGGAAGGACGGGATGAAGAACTTGGGGAGGGCCGTGCAGTTCCTGGGCCAGATCCTTTGCCGGGGAACAGGGGTCTCTTACTGTGACCTGGAAACTGGGATGGTTGAAGCGGAGGCAGAGGGGAAGGCAGGGTCATATCAGCAGGGGGGTAGAGGGCCTCACACACGGGCAGGGAATCTTCGCTGTTGAGCTGAGCCAGTGTCGGGGTTTGACTGATCACATCCTCATCCTGATAGGGACTGGAGAAGTCATCCAATCCAAGGAAATCCACCTCTTTGGTCCCCCAGATGTCACAGCTGGCCAGCCGTGTGTATCTGTgagcacagagagacacaggtcTATCAACAGTGAACGGCTATTTTCTAGTTATATATCCTTTAAATGCAAATGTAGTCTCTCAGTCTCTACCCATGGAGCCCTAGACATAAACATACTTTGACAGAGTTTTATTGTTACAGAGTAACCAAACAGAGACTTGGGCTACATCCTAACTAATCCATCttagttttaaaactaaaaatgatCCCTGTTCAAATGAGTGTTTCAGCTCAGACTCATTATCCTCACATCATCAACACATAACACTGGTCAAACAACAGCCAACAGCACTTGAAAAATAGCTTACGGTCGAATACACACTGAATGTTTAACATCGCTGTCATTAATAATCCATGTTAACTCAATTTAAGTTCTCTGGATCCTTCACATCTTTGTTCGTTCATGGTCACAGAGTATTTGAAGCTGTTGTTTCGAGTCTGAGCAATGCATCTGCACCTCACTTCACAACCCCCCTGAGCAAATGTTTATGATTGTATTTACTCCTGTGatattttttggttaatgttcagtttattgttttctgcttttgtaAAAAGCGACAGATACCTGGAGGCAGTCAAACCTCTTCATACCACAAGACAGAAATAGATCACAGGGGCAACTGAAGGGCTCAGAGTCGGTCTTATCTAATCTTCGGGAAGTTTTGACACACTCATACAGACACTGAGCTGTCTCCCTTTCATTGCGATCCAGAAACAGTTCCCATAAAATAATTGGAGCTAGCAAACAGCTGCGTGGGACTAGTCTGGCCAGTCGAGGTTGTAAAAGAATGACTCACCCAAAACATACAACGCTTTCCCTCTGTTACTGTTAAATGGAAGTCAATCAACCTTGTCAGCAGCACATTCCCCCAAACTCACAAAAGCCAGCACTCTTCCACCTCCGGTTTAGGGTTCAGAGACTCTCCCCTCAGCTGACACTCATTTCTATCTCTAACCCAGCATCCTGCATCGTCACTGCTGAAAATTAGTTACAATCTATTCGCAAGAGCATTTCGAAATCTTATTTACTTGCAGCTATTTTTAACTGGATGTAAAAAATAGGCTAAAGCGGGTAAATAAATGATCCCATACCTGGTGAGGTCCTCCCAGTAGGAGTCCCACTGTTCGAACGCCGGGGTGCTGTGGACCGTGTCACACTCGGCCAAACCCATGAGCTGATCAACACAGCCCTCCACCTCCTTTCCACCATCGCCGATACCCACCATGCTGTCCCCACAGGGGCTCTGCCTGTGGGTCATGTCTCGGTCCTGCAGCGAAGAGGAAAAGATGGAGGTGAGTCAAGCACGGATAAATTAAGACATGAACCAGTTGCATTTAATTTCCTGGAGAAGAACGTCTGGATTtgacaggaagaactttgaTTTATCTGGGATTTGTCAGCTGAAAAGGGCAGTAAAATACAggtttataattattatcattaatattattgttttttctgcAGAAACCTCAGcctttgttgctttttttgAGAGTTTAAGAGGCTATTACGGTAACCCACATCTGTCCACACTGAAAACTAACTGGAGAGAAGACCGGTCATCCTCCATATTAATGTGTTGCTATGCAAACCGAGAGCTCGGCAGTGAATCCGTGTTGTTTAGTCTGGAGCAGGGAGGAAATTGAGGTGGACACCTGCAGCTGACAGACCGAGCTGTGACAGGTGAGCGCTCTGTTTAAAGCTGCCTCACGCCAACCACCTGCAAGCCTGTCAAATGTCACATGGGTGACAAACAATTAGATACAGATCGCCATTTAAAAGGCCACGCTGGCACCTGTGCTGACCACATgcacatgtttatttacagcttTTCAATGACATTTAAATCACATCCCTCACATTTAGTAGTGAGGGATGTACTACGGCTGGAAACCATTTGAAATGTGAGGGAATAGTACAAGACTGAAAATCTTGATGAGAACAAATCATGTAAAAATCTCTTAACATCTCCACATTTAAGCGAAGCAAACGAGGATTGATACTGGACATTTCAATTTACATGCACTTTTCTGTGAACATGGTCTATTGTGTTATAGCAGAAAAAGCAGCAGTGATCTGTATCATGTAACCTATTTTTCGAAAACGGCTGGAGATACCcatgctgagctgagctgagctgggAGCAACTGTAATGACTCAAGTGTTTTTGCACTGCAAACCATGGGAAGGTCAAACGTGTTTTCCTTGATGACACACTGGAGGTGTACTGAATCTCACAGAGCACATTAAGAGGCTGTCGTCTGCAGCATTTCATGAATCATCTCACTGCGACCATTTTCCTCTTACAATGCATCAGAACATATCATTTGTTAAGAGTAGCACTACCAACATTGGATTGGTCAAATGTATCAAGTGaatatcagaaaataaaaaataaaaaatagtcaATGCATGagtaaatataattttgttttgatttgaatgAACACTCCAAAACTCCAAATTGATTCACGGGAGCGTGACCAGCCATGACTGATTTTTAAAGACATCGGGTTCAAAGGAaaagtgattgtgtgtgtgtgtgtgtgtgtgtgtgtgtgtgtgtgtgtgtgtgtgtgtgtgtgtgtgtgtgtgtgtgtgtgtgtgtgtgtgtgtgtgtgtgtgtgtgtgtgtgtgtgtgtgtgtgtgtgtgtgtgtgtctgtgtgtgtgtgtgtgtgtgtgtgtgtgtgcatgcgtgcatgtGCAGTAACTCACCATTTCATACATGAAATCTGGGTCAGAGCTGGTAGAGAGCAGATCCGTGCTGGTCAGAACCTGGTCAGCAAACAAGTAGTTTTGAAATGCGTCTGCAAAGGGAGGCTCCATCCCAATGATGCTGGGCTTTAACATAATAAGTTAAAGAGCAAATTTAAGATAAATATTCAAGACATCAccctcacaaaaacaaaaaaagtgcaATTCTCCTTTTAAACTACACGAAAAGTAGCACAAGGAGTCAGTACAAAACAGCCACAACAATAACTAATGGAACGTCTTAATTTTACACACCACATATTGCTGTGTAATTGTCTCTTGTCACTGATGTTTACAATATGAATGATAATGTGATAAAGAATGTGCAGAATGGAAAGAAAGCAGCATCatttgaaaatgaagaaaactcCAACATCATCTCCTCTTGTGGCTGATTGTGTAACATTTCTTAATCCAGCACCACACAGGAGACCAGAAAAAAGTGTACTTCCAGTCAGCACTGCATTGTTTCAGAAATATTTCCCCAGAGGATCCAGTGTTCACAAATTCATTCACTTACTCGTTCCCTGTTAGCACATCTGCCCCCAGCAGCTGTTTGGATGCAATGTCCTCAGAGGTCACACTGATTCTGGGTCAGTCTCTCGCCTCCTTCAACACCACAGAACTCTATTTCAAATCTATGATACCATCAGCCTGTGCGTGGTTACTGAAAAGCGTTATTTGCAGAACTGTCAGATATAGTTccatttaatttgtgttaatagAATCAGTTAAGTTAATTTGAGTtcatatataaagatatattaTAATTCCTATAACTATAAAACTAAAAatccatatttttttatcattcaGAGTATGGTTTTCATGGTTTTTCAAATGCTTCAGACATTTCTGTTGATTCCACAAGTGTTCACATTTCCAAGCCATAAGTAGAATGTGACCTGGCCTCCCTGTTTGATTTCCTTCCCTATGTCGCCCTTCTTACCTGCGGCATTGCCAGACACAGCTTAGAGCTCCAGCGGGGGTAACCTCTGGGCCTCCTGTCCAGTCCCAGTGGTGTGAGGTTGTTGGATCGGCACAATAAATCAACGCTGAGGCGATTATCGCAGATTGCTGGTAGATGTAGCCTGCGCGGCTGGGGGGAAGGGAATAGGGGAGAAGACGTCAGTTACTTGACTCGacctggtctggtctggtctgctGTGGTTCTCTGTTTGCTTTAGGTCTGTGGTAAAAATAGAGAGGGTGCACAGAGCAGAAGAATTAGAATCAAAAGTGAAGCACTCAAAGATAAACCCATCAGTTAAACAAACTTAACCACAAGAGTTTGCTTGTGACTCTGCAACAAACTGCAACAGTATGAACTGAACTGAGTGCAAACACAAAAGGAGCTGCACAATAATATCATATTTGATTTGGAAAAAGACAAGAATTTTGAAgtggaacataaatatgaaaaaaaaaatataaaaatatatatataacacatttGGAGTAATTCCGCTACCTCTAATTAATTGGGTTGTGTCACAAAGTTGTAATTTACTCTCCATCATTAAATGGAGAAACTAAAATGAATTTTCAATTATTACATCATAATTaaaggaaaagggaaaacagTGTTGCCATGGCTGCAAGCGTAAATGGCAGGAGCTAGCAGGCTAACAAAATTTAGAGGTGGAGAAATATACTTTTATCAACATTTATATCGATTGTATTTATTAAAGATGTCCATTCACTGCCAGCAATGcagcatctctccatctctgcggcTCATATTAACTCACTGCCAGTgcacaaacaaactaaatgagTCTGTTAAACAAACACTGAGGCTCAGGGAAGATAACTGATTATTACTGCCTCCTCTTCACGAGTGAATGGAAAGTGAATTTTTACTaactggtgtttttcttttatagtAGAATATAAATCAAAGAGACGTTAATTCAAATGAAGcgtaagttgttgtttttttccatgtaCCAGTCCAAGTCAGCGAGAATAACAGCATGGCCTTTTTGGCAGATAAATAAATTCTGTATCTTTGAAGGAACACATCTTGGGAAACAGATCCAGTCATTCCAAAAATGCTGAACTGGTGCCTCAGGCTACACTCTGTTTACTGATAACTGCTGGATGTGAGGCTGGGCCGAATGGCTGTATCTCCGGTGCTGGATCTACAGCCAGCTTTTCTCTCTGCCTTCTCTGTGACCGTTAGGAACAACTATAAACACTTGGTCGGACGTCACCTCGTAAATACAAGCTGTGATTGAGCAGAACCCGACCCTGACTTTTGAGAATCAGATAACAGTAAAGTCATAAACCCCCAATCTGACTCATCAGATCCCTGGAACGAACTGAGTCATCATTACAAAGGGTCCCGACCATGCATGTGTTAAGAGACCATGACACTGCACCACAGCCCCACCTTGCCTCCAAAGTGTTCCAATATCCATCCAGCAGcctatacaattttttttttaccataaaaagaaaaaagtcaatgTTTTACTCCTTCTATCATGATTTTAGTCAGCCGATGGTTTTGTGTTACCTTATTATTTATGAGCCTTTCCtcaaagactagaaaagtgatACATTAGGCAAGGTATTTTCATTCAGGTCAACTGGTAGAGTTCAGAATCCAGTTCTTATAATGAAGCATTATTATCAACAATGACAAAAATCATTAGACACACGTTAAATCCCAGTACCGTGTAAATACAAGTCTGCGTTTAACAGCACTTCAGTCTCCAATTAATCTAACCCCAATCTACATATCtttgactgtgggaggaagccaacCCGCAGAAAtgcagaacatgcaaactctacACAGAAAGACCCTGGCCGATTTGCAACAGTGTTAATCACTGCACCAAGCACAAACTTTTCAAAACTCAGCAGCCTCTGAACTGTCCATAACATCTGTTCCAAGTCAAACATTCGTCGGATGTGACCTTAACttcagttttaatcttcatTTTCAGCCTCACGCTTGTTTCATTCCCTATTTGTCATTGTTTCACATGTGATGATGTTCGGTCCCTTTGCTGCTTTTGCATAGCAGACCAATGAGAATCTGCATGGTGACACAACCCAAGCAGCTGACACGCACCTCTCTCTGATGCTCAGAGGGCCACATCACTTTCACTGGGTGCTGAACCACATAAATGAACTCTCACCCCTGAGATCTGTCTTCAAGCATCTCCTCACTTTgcaaagagacaggaagtggcaTAGTGCAGAAATCATACAACTGAGTTTGTAAAAGCAACACCTTCATGAATACCAGAGCACAAGTCGGGGCATATAaatatgcatgtacacacaagaCCACAAGTAAATATAGAAGCCCCACCTAAGAATACAAATTGAGAGTATTATCAAATCTCAATGTGTACTTCTGTCCTGGGCAGCTGAGTCTGACTTCACTGGTAGCAGAAGCAGAATGAGATAACATATGGCCAgcacacaacaataacaagagCATTTCttccacagagagaaacagcctacatgtgttcacactgacaaacaccGAGTCACAGTGATTCTCACCTCTCCACTCAGAGCTGCGCTGAATATTTTCCAGTAGCAGAGTTTAATATAATCCAACTCACCGCTCAGTAGCTGACACAGGCTGTGATGTAGAACCGGATATTTATGGCCTGACAGGCCCCAACAGATTTGAGCAGAGTTTCTGTATCAGGGTTCGGTCAGACTTAGTTCAGAGACGAGTGCCAGGATtagatcttttcttttttgctctTTGGGATTTAGTTCAGTTTAGGGTCAAAACAAATCTTAACTATGGTCAGGTTACTTGCGCAGGTTGAAAAATGTTAACTAATGTACCGGGATTCTGAGTTTCCAAACTGTTTTTGTACTGATTTTTCCCATCCCTACCTGTGTACAGCTATTGCATTTTTAACCCtatatgtaaatgtttgttGTCATTGGATATTGGATATTCTTTTTCAGACACCACATAATACATGATAAAGCTACAACAAACAAGACAGCCTTATATACTTAGTTCTTCTCAATATCCAATTACAACCAAGTATTACATATAGGGTTAAAAATGCAATCGCTGTACACAGGTAGGGCTTTCTGTTTCAATGACATCAATGCCCACAATAGGCTCGTCAAACAGAACAGAGCATCTGCTGGGGTCACAGCCTTATCGTAAAAGTAAAGATGTGCTTTGCCGTTCTGGGATTAGTAGATTTATCAATTAGTTAGGTGGCCGAAAGAAAACTAAGGTCTGATAGTCAGTCGTTTTACAACTGATTGTCAGTTATCAAGTAAATATGCCCAAGCATTTTTGTTATAAGTGCCGAATATGAAAAATGGTTTTGTGGTAGCATGCCAGAACAAGAGAGAATTTTAGGCATTTCATTACTTTACTGTGGCCTGCACCAAACTGTCACTCTCACAGAAGataaattaatcaataaatGAAGCAGTAATAACAGTAACAATTATCTGTATTACTATAAACACAGATTAATGAAAAACCATGTTTGGAAACATCATTCGCCTCTTTTATCTTTGAATCTTCTCGTACAATCAGTTccacaaataaaaaatcaaccaaacatttataGATTTTCAACAGCTGACGACTTTTCTCCTCTCTGCATCAGTTCCTgttcaaacagaaagagaggaagctgcGACTGTGCTCCACCATCATGCAAACAGCTCACATTGCTGCCTCACAACATTGGACAGGGTCCAAGTAGGCCAATCAGCAGAGTCTTATTTGGATTGAGTCACCTACTGCTACCAGTCAGCTCCTGATCCATGCAGAGATAATAGGCCAGATATGTCAGTCGTTTTACATGTGGGAGAATATCAGCAAATACCACGAATGGTCATTAATCTAAATCAATCAACAAGTGGAAGATGGacgatcacatgccatcaattTTGCCACCAGAATTTTTGACTAGACAAACACTGGTGAAACTATCATCATGTTAACTGCTGCACTGCTTTGACATTTCTGAAAATGAGCTATTGTTCTTAATGTTATTAGTTCCACCTGAACTTATCCTTTTAACAGAGGTCATAGCTGTCGGTCAGGTGGCAGAGTGGGTGGTCCACTGATGACCAGCTAaggcaagaaactgaacccaAAATGGGTTCCTGAATATCAGACCAGCCCAACAGGTCAAAGACAAAAGATGTTCAATCTGATTGATTGCGAAcaatacagaaacaagaacGCCTTTCATATGACCAGTAGGGAGTCAACCATTGATtattatcttttatctattagtCAAAACATTGGAAACTGAAAAATGTCCAACACAATGTCTAAGAGCACAAAGAACCTCAAACACTTCAAACTTCAAAAAACATTGAGTCTTATATGATGTAAGATGCCTTGATAAAAATTGTTGCCAGTTGCTTTTCATTCGAGCGACTTATCATTACAGCTCTAGTGAAAAGCTTAGCAAGATTAAGATTCGAAAGGTTTGCTCAGAAAACAATTAGCAAGTGCTACTATTCAGGTA
This genomic window from Pleuronectes platessa chromosome 15, fPlePla1.1, whole genome shotgun sequence contains:
- the crebrf gene encoding CREB3 regulatory factor isoform X5, which gives rise to MPQVLTSTDLLSTSSDPDFMYEMDRDMTHRQSPCGDSMVGIGDGGKEVEGCVDQLMGLAECDTVHSTPAFEQWDSYWEDLTRYTRLASCDIWGTKEVDFLGLDDFSSPYQDEDVISQTPTLAQLNSEDSLPVCEALYPPADMTLPSPLPPLQPSQFPGHSKRPLFPGKGSGPGTARPSPSSSSRPSHSLLPDFPESSKKATRPVPSSTETMAKAQSQLSLTQNHGPAEREIQGRGAKMAAHTSHGSVFVRKAKVRVSAVDKAQPNLPSKTDIEMSDVPPPLSHPKEEKASTSASAASVGCPDAAAGSSSSLTSFEKVAEGTGRREMPVGWSATVPQLVEMSQAMEGTASGLESIADSVEGASGGVLVAEKTEKSKEEEHNYSLFLTRSRLAGRAPSQLEEDEEDEDEEEADEEEEGDGLELDDEDHDEGFGSEHELSENDEEEEEEEEEEEEEEDEDYEADKDDDMSDTFSEPGSPHQSTSGCDMELSDDIKSLTAGVSSRKRSRRRYFWEYSEQLTPSKQERMLKPSEWDRHTLPSNLYQKNGPLHGKYMLKKSRRTDVEDLTPNPRKLLQIGTELRKLNKVISDLTPVSELPLTARPRSRKEKNKLASRACRLKKKAQYEANKVKLWGLSTEYDRLLFVINTIKEEIVVRVEDSTPRTTNMTDTLARLIKETLVASPVAGQTSEFVNKILENTGRGDPTGGLVGLRVPTSKI
- the crebrf gene encoding CREB3 regulatory factor isoform X3 — its product is MLKPSIIGMEPPFADAFQNYLFADQVLTSTDLLSTSSDPDFMYEMDRDMTHRQSPCGDSMVGIGDGGKEVEGCVDQLMGLAECDTVHSTPAFEQWDSYWEDLTRYTRLASCDIWGTKEVDFLGLDDFSSPYQDEDVISQTPTLAQLNSEDSLPVCEALYPPADMTLPSPLPPLQPSQFPGHSKRPLFPGKGSGPGTARPSPSSSSRPSHSLLPDFPESSKKATRPVPSSTETMAKAQSQLSLTQNHGPAEREIQGRGAKMAAHTSHGSVFVRKAKVRVSAVDKAQPNLPSKTDIEMSDVPPPLSHPKEEKASTSASAASVGCPDAAAGSSSSLTSFEKVAEGTGRREMPVGWSATVPQLVEMSQAMEGTASGLESIADSVEGASGGVLVAEKTEKSKEEEHNYSLFLTRSRLAGRAPSQLEEDEEDEDEEEADEEEEGDGLELDDEDHDEGFGSEHELSENDEEEEEEEEEEEEEEDEDYEADKDDDMSDTFSEPGCDMELSDDIKSLTAGVSSRKRSRRRYFWEYSEQLTPSKQERMLKPSEWDRHTLPSNLYQKNGPLHGKYMLKKSRRTDVEDLTPNPRKLLQIGTELRKLNKVISDLTPVSELPLTARPRSRKEKNKLASRACRLKKKAQYEANKVKLWGLSTEYDRLLFVINTIKEEIVVRVEDSTPRTTNMTDTLARLIKETLVASPVAGQTSEFVNKILENTGRGDPTGGLVGLRVPTSKI
- the crebrf gene encoding CREB3 regulatory factor isoform X6, coding for MYEMDRDMTHRQSPCGDSMVGIGDGGKEVEGCVDQLMGLAECDTVHSTPAFEQWDSYWEDLTRYTRLASCDIWGTKEVDFLGLDDFSSPYQDEDVISQTPTLAQLNSEDSLPVCEALYPPADMTLPSPLPPLQPSQFPGHSKRPLFPGKGSGPGTARPSPSSSSRPSHSLLPDFPESSKKATRPVPSSTETMAKAQSQLSLTQNHGPAEREIQGRGAKMAAHTSHGSVFVRKAKVRVSAVDKAQPNLPSKTDIEMSDVPPPLSHPKEEKASTSASAASVGCPDAAAGSSSSLTSFEKVAEGTGRREMPVGWSATVPQLVEMSQAMEGTASGLESIADSVEGASGGVLVAEKTEKSKEEEHNYSLFLTRSRLAGRAPSQLEEDEEDEDEEEADEEEEGDGLELDDEDHDEGFGSEHELSENDEEEEEEEEEEEEEEDEDYEADKDDDMSDTFSEPGSPHQSTSGCDMELSDDIKSLTAGVSSRKRSRRRYFWEYSEQLTPSKQERMLKPSEWDRHTLPSNLYQKNGPLHGKYMLKKSRRTDVEDLTPNPRKLLQIGTELRKLNKVISDLTPVSELPLTARPRSRKEKNKLASRACRLKKKAQYEANKVKLWGLSTEYDRLLFVINTIKEEIVVRVEDSTPRTTNMTDTLARLIKETLVASPVAGQTSEFVNKILENTGRGDPTGGLVGLRVPTSKI
- the crebrf gene encoding CREB3 regulatory factor isoform X4, which gives rise to MEPPFADAFQNYLFADQVLTSTDLLSTSSDPDFMYEMDRDMTHRQSPCGDSMVGIGDGGKEVEGCVDQLMGLAECDTVHSTPAFEQWDSYWEDLTRYTRLASCDIWGTKEVDFLGLDDFSSPYQDEDVISQTPTLAQLNSEDSLPVCEALYPPADMTLPSPLPPLQPSQFPGHSKRPLFPGKGSGPGTARPSPSSSSRPSHSLLPDFPESSKKATRPVPSSTETMAKAQSQLSLTQNHGPAEREIQGRGAKMAAHTSHGSVFVRKAKVRVSAVDKAQPNLPSKTDIEMSDVPPPLSHPKEEKASTSASAASVGCPDAAAGSSSSLTSFEKVAEGTGRREMPVGWSATVPQLVEMSQAMEGTASGLESIADSVEGASGGVLVAEKTEKSKEEEHNYSLFLTRSRLAGRAPSQLEEDEEDEDEEEADEEEEGDGLELDDEDHDEGFGSEHELSENDEEEEEEEEEEEEEEDEDYEADKDDDMSDTFSEPGSPHQSTSGCDMELSDDIKSLTAGVSSRKRSRRRYFWEYSEQLTPSKQERMLKPSEWDRHTLPSNLYQKNGPLHGKYMLKKSRRTDVEDLTPNPRKLLQIGTELRKLNKVISDLTPVSELPLTARPRSRKEKNKLASRACRLKKKAQYEANKVKLWGLSTEYDRLLFVINTIKEEIVVRVEDSTPRTTNMTDTLARLIKETLVASPVAGQTSEFVNKILENTGRGDPTGGLVGLRVPTSKI
- the crebrf gene encoding CREB3 regulatory factor isoform X1; the encoded protein is MPQPSIIGMEPPFADAFQNYLFADQVLTSTDLLSTSSDPDFMYEMDRDMTHRQSPCGDSMVGIGDGGKEVEGCVDQLMGLAECDTVHSTPAFEQWDSYWEDLTRYTRLASCDIWGTKEVDFLGLDDFSSPYQDEDVISQTPTLAQLNSEDSLPVCEALYPPADMTLPSPLPPLQPSQFPGHSKRPLFPGKGSGPGTARPSPSSSSRPSHSLLPDFPESSKKATRPVPSSTETMAKAQSQLSLTQNHGPAEREIQGRGAKMAAHTSHGSVFVRKAKVRVSAVDKAQPNLPSKTDIEMSDVPPPLSHPKEEKASTSASAASVGCPDAAAGSSSSLTSFEKVAEGTGRREMPVGWSATVPQLVEMSQAMEGTASGLESIADSVEGASGGVLVAEKTEKSKEEEHNYSLFLTRSRLAGRAPSQLEEDEEDEDEEEADEEEEGDGLELDDEDHDEGFGSEHELSENDEEEEEEEEEEEEEEDEDYEADKDDDMSDTFSEPGSPHQSTSGCDMELSDDIKSLTAGVSSRKRSRRRYFWEYSEQLTPSKQERMLKPSEWDRHTLPSNLYQKNGPLHGKYMLKKSRRTDVEDLTPNPRKLLQIGTELRKLNKVISDLTPVSELPLTARPRSRKEKNKLASRACRLKKKAQYEANKVKLWGLSTEYDRLLFVINTIKEEIVVRVEDSTPRTTNMTDTLARLIKETLVASPVAGQTSEFVNKILENTGRGDPTGGLVGLRVPTSKI
- the crebrf gene encoding CREB3 regulatory factor isoform X2; protein product: MLKPSIIGMEPPFADAFQNYLFADQVLTSTDLLSTSSDPDFMYEMDRDMTHRQSPCGDSMVGIGDGGKEVEGCVDQLMGLAECDTVHSTPAFEQWDSYWEDLTRYTRLASCDIWGTKEVDFLGLDDFSSPYQDEDVISQTPTLAQLNSEDSLPVCEALYPPADMTLPSPLPPLQPSQFPGHSKRPLFPGKGSGPGTARPSPSSSSRPSHSLLPDFPESSKKATRPVPSSTETMAKAQSQLSLTQNHGPAEREIQGRGAKMAAHTSHGSVFVRKAKVRVSAVDKAQPNLPSKTDIEMSDVPPPLSHPKEEKASTSASAASVGCPDAAAGSSSSLTSFEKVAEGTGRREMPVGWSATVPQLVEMSQAMEGTASGLESIADSVEGASGGVLVAEKTEKSKEEEHNYSLFLTRSRLAGRAPSQLEEDEEDEDEEEADEEEEGDGLELDDEDHDEGFGSEHELSENDEEEEEEEEEEEEEEDEDYEADKDDDMSDTFSEPGSPHQSTSGCDMELSDDIKSLTAGVSSRKRSRRRYFWEYSEQLTPSKQERMLKPSEWDRHTLPSNLYQKNGPLHGKYMLKKSRRTDVEDLTPNPRKLLQIGTELRKLNKVISDLTPVSELPLTARPRSRKEKNKLASRACRLKKKAQYEANKVKLWGLSTEYDRLLFVINTIKEEIVVRVEDSTPRTTNMTDTLARLIKETLVASPVAGQTSEFVNKILENTGRGDPTGGLVGLRVPTSKI